The Caulifigura coniformis genome includes a region encoding these proteins:
- the rnpA gene encoding ribonuclease P protein component: MNGFGYPRACRLTSSADFNRVYAGKQRFSDARLLMFAAANSTDTTRAGFSVSRKHGGSVARHHLKRLLREAFRLSRADLPRGLDLVVIPQQGTIGTMQEYQGSLARLTRKAARRLLEHSGPDSGAT; the protein is encoded by the coding sequence ATGAACGGCTTCGGTTACCCGCGTGCCTGCCGGCTGACGTCGTCGGCCGACTTCAATCGCGTCTACGCAGGCAAGCAGCGGTTCTCCGACGCGCGTCTCCTGATGTTCGCCGCAGCGAACTCGACGGACACGACGCGGGCGGGGTTCAGCGTCTCCCGAAAACACGGAGGTTCCGTCGCGAGGCACCACCTCAAGCGGCTGCTGCGGGAAGCGTTCCGGCTCAGTCGGGCCGATTTACCGCGCGGACTCGATCTCGTTGTCATTCCCCAGCAGGGAACGATCGGGACGATGCAGGAATACCAGGGATCGCTGGCGCGGCTGACAAGGAAGGCCGCGAGACGACTGCTGGAACACAGCGGCCCGGATTCGGGAGCCACTTAG
- a CDS encoding DnaJ C-terminal domain-containing protein gives MPSTDYYSQLGISRTATADEIRKAYKKIAKESHPDVKPGDKAAAERFKQAAEAYEVLGDEDKRKKYDQFGEHWKHADQMGAGGRGGARGSAGGGPQFDFDPSDLFGGGFDLGDLFGGRGRKARAQRGSDLQTEIQVPFSVAALGGSHDLTLATGSSQERLTVKIPAGMKDGGVVRLRGQGQAGQSGGPAGDLLVTVRVAPHPYFKREQDDLIIEVPVTFTEAALGAKVDVPTLNEGLVTLKIPTGSSSGTRLRMKGKGIVNPKTKAYGDQYVVVKIVSPPMQGRVKELLEELAQESPQNPRGTLW, from the coding sequence ATGCCTTCCACGGACTACTACAGCCAGCTTGGAATCTCCCGTACGGCCACGGCCGACGAGATTCGAAAGGCCTACAAGAAGATCGCGAAAGAATCGCATCCGGACGTCAAACCGGGCGACAAGGCGGCGGCGGAACGCTTCAAACAGGCGGCCGAGGCATACGAAGTCCTCGGGGACGAGGACAAGCGGAAGAAGTACGACCAGTTCGGCGAACACTGGAAACACGCCGATCAGATGGGCGCGGGGGGACGCGGCGGCGCGAGGGGCAGCGCCGGCGGGGGGCCCCAGTTCGACTTTGATCCGTCCGACCTCTTTGGCGGCGGATTCGATCTCGGCGACCTGTTCGGAGGCCGCGGGCGCAAGGCCAGGGCGCAGCGCGGCAGCGACCTGCAGACCGAGATCCAGGTTCCGTTTTCCGTCGCCGCCCTAGGGGGAAGCCACGACCTGACGCTGGCGACGGGCTCTTCCCAGGAACGGCTGACCGTCAAAATTCCCGCCGGCATGAAGGACGGCGGCGTCGTTCGCCTGCGAGGGCAGGGGCAGGCCGGACAGAGCGGCGGTCCGGCCGGTGACCTGCTCGTCACCGTGCGTGTCGCTCCACATCCCTATTTCAAGCGCGAGCAGGATGACCTGATCATCGAGGTCCCGGTCACGTTCACCGAGGCGGCGCTGGGAGCGAAGGTCGATGTCCCGACGCTCAATGAGGGGCTCGTGACCCTCAAGATTCCGACCGGGTCGTCGTCGGGCACCCGGCTGCGGATGAAGGGCAAAGGGATTGTGAATCCCAAGACGAAGGCGTATGGCGACCAGTATGTCGTGGTGAAGATCGTCAGTCCTCCCATGCAGGGCCGCGTTAAAGAGCTTCTGGAGGAACTCGCCCAGGAGTCTCCACAGAATCCCCGCGGCACGTTGTGGTAA
- the dusB gene encoding tRNA dihydrouridine synthase DusB has protein sequence MTFSPETSSTPKPLHYGALRLPSRYSLSPLAGFTNLPFRRVVRELGGLGLATTDLVSARGLLEGSQKSFQLVESCEEDRPFAVQLFGDDPAVMRDASRLVEARGVDSIDINMGCPVHRITAGGAGSAMMCRTDATLALVRTVVEAVRVPVTVKMRLGWDDTQITAPFFAREFEKIGVAAIAIHGRTREQGFSGHVKRPGIRQVVEAVENIPVIGNGDIRTVEDAARMFEETGCQGISIGRGALANPWIFRQLAQWETTGTYDPPGNFDDRLALMQRQLRFLLEQVGESRAVTSFRKMGHWYLKAMRVRADLRNEFQIAKSWVEIEASIARIAEAGPMHGSRTGILPEMHVAVPSGPNERW, from the coding sequence ATGACGTTCTCTCCGGAAACATCGTCGACGCCGAAGCCGCTTCACTACGGCGCGCTCAGGCTCCCTTCGCGCTATTCGCTCTCGCCGCTCGCTGGATTCACCAACCTGCCGTTCCGGCGCGTCGTCCGCGAACTCGGCGGCCTGGGACTGGCGACGACCGATCTCGTCAGCGCGCGTGGGCTGCTGGAGGGGAGCCAGAAGTCGTTCCAGCTCGTCGAGTCGTGCGAGGAAGACCGCCCCTTCGCCGTCCAACTGTTCGGAGACGACCCCGCCGTGATGCGCGACGCGTCCCGGCTCGTCGAGGCGCGGGGCGTCGATTCGATCGACATCAACATGGGCTGCCCCGTCCACCGGATCACCGCCGGCGGGGCCGGCTCGGCGATGATGTGCCGCACGGATGCGACGCTCGCCCTCGTGCGGACGGTTGTCGAAGCGGTCCGCGTTCCGGTCACCGTGAAAATGCGACTGGGCTGGGACGACACGCAGATCACCGCGCCATTCTTCGCCCGTGAGTTCGAGAAGATCGGCGTGGCTGCCATCGCAATCCACGGCCGCACGCGCGAGCAGGGCTTCAGCGGCCACGTGAAGCGTCCAGGAATCCGGCAGGTCGTGGAAGCCGTCGAGAACATTCCGGTCATCGGTAACGGCGACATCCGTACGGTCGAGGACGCCGCAAGGATGTTCGAGGAAACCGGCTGCCAGGGCATTTCGATCGGCCGCGGAGCGCTTGCCAATCCGTGGATCTTCCGGCAGCTGGCGCAATGGGAAACGACCGGAACCTACGACCCTCCGGGAAATTTCGACGACCGGCTGGCCCTGATGCAGCGGCAGCTGCGCTTTCTGCTTGAGCAGGTCGGCGAATCCCGCGCGGTCACGTCGTTCCGCAAGATGGGTCACTGGTACCTGAAGGCGATGCGGGTGCGGGCCGATCTCCGGAACGAATTCCAGATCGCCAAGAGCTGGGTGGAAATCGAAGCGTCGATCGCCCGGATTGCTGAAGCGGGGCCGATGCACGGAAGCCGCACCGGAATTCTCCCGGAGATGCACGTCGCCGTTCCCTCGGGGCCCAACGAACGCTGGTAG
- a CDS encoding Gfo/Idh/MocA family protein gives MSSRREFLQSTAALTAGVTALSSLPARAFAQGSDQIKVGLIGCGGRGTGAMGNAFNASSQIKLVSMGDMFEDAIDGSLKALQREAEKLFGAEGANKVDVPPDRRFVGFDAYQKVIDSGVDMVIMATPPGFRPMHFEAAVKAGKNCFIEKPVAVDAPGVQQVLAAAKLADEKGLKVGVGLQRRHQAQYIEYIDRIKSGEFGDVHAMRVYWNGGGVWDPRRTREECKTEMEYQLRNWYYYNWLCGDHIVEQHIHNLDVGCWIKGSYPVSANGMGGREVRTDKKYGEIFDHHACEFTFDDGSVMFSQCRHIKNCWNPVSEHAHCTKAIINLDNAPRNCSIQVGKEVTRYKGKGDLPYVNEHTALQNAIAKGEKYNEAHRGAMSTMVAILGRMCTYSGKVITWEEAMNSKIALRPSEYSLNGTPPSVPNDKGEYPIAVPGVTKTV, from the coding sequence ATGTCGAGTCGCCGCGAGTTTCTGCAGTCCACCGCCGCCCTGACCGCCGGCGTGACGGCCCTGTCCAGCCTGCCTGCCCGCGCTTTCGCCCAGGGAAGTGATCAGATCAAGGTCGGCCTCATCGGCTGCGGCGGCCGCGGCACCGGAGCCATGGGCAATGCGTTCAACGCCAGCTCACAGATCAAGCTGGTCTCGATGGGAGACATGTTCGAAGACGCCATCGACGGCTCGCTCAAGGCTCTGCAGCGGGAAGCGGAGAAGCTGTTTGGAGCGGAGGGAGCCAACAAGGTCGATGTTCCGCCGGACCGACGCTTCGTCGGCTTCGACGCCTACCAGAAGGTGATCGACTCCGGTGTCGACATGGTCATCATGGCCACGCCGCCCGGTTTCCGCCCGATGCACTTTGAAGCCGCGGTGAAGGCCGGCAAGAACTGCTTTATCGAGAAGCCGGTGGCCGTCGACGCCCCGGGGGTGCAGCAGGTGCTCGCGGCCGCGAAGCTCGCCGATGAGAAGGGCCTGAAGGTGGGCGTGGGGCTGCAGCGGCGGCACCAGGCCCAGTACATCGAGTACATCGACCGCATCAAGAGCGGCGAGTTCGGCGACGTTCACGCCATGCGGGTCTATTGGAACGGCGGCGGCGTGTGGGATCCCCGCCGCACCCGCGAGGAGTGCAAGACGGAAATGGAGTACCAGCTCCGCAACTGGTACTACTACAACTGGCTGTGCGGAGATCACATCGTCGAGCAGCACATCCACAACCTCGACGTCGGTTGCTGGATCAAAGGCTCCTACCCCGTGTCGGCCAACGGAATGGGCGGTCGCGAAGTGCGCACCGACAAGAAGTACGGTGAGATCTTCGACCACCACGCCTGCGAGTTCACTTTCGACGACGGCAGCGTGATGTTCAGCCAATGCCGGCACATCAAAAACTGCTGGAACCCCGTCAGCGAGCATGCCCATTGCACGAAGGCGATCATCAACCTCGATAACGCTCCGCGGAACTGCTCGATCCAGGTCGGCAAAGAGGTGACCCGTTACAAGGGCAAGGGAGACCTGCCCTACGTCAACGAGCACACCGCCCTGCAGAATGCCATTGCCAAGGGAGAGAAATACAACGAGGCCCATCGCGGAGCGATGTCGACGATGGTCGCCATCCTCGGTCGGATGTGCACCTACTCGGGCAAAGTCATCACCTGGGAGGAAGCGATGAATTCCAAGATCGCCCTGCGGCCTTCGGAATACTCGCTCAACGGCACGCCGCCGAGCGTCCCGAACGACAAGGGCGAGTACCCGATCGCCGTCCCCGGCGTGACGAAGACCGTCTGA